The Brassica napus cultivar Da-Ae chromosome C7, Da-Ae, whole genome shotgun sequence genomic interval AACGAATGGGTTTTAGCCACAGCTTCCTCAGACTCAACTGTTGCCTTGTTTGACCTCCGGAAGCTGAATGTACCTTTGCACGTCATGAGCAGCCATGAGTATGTTCGTTTACATTTTCTTACATTCCACACGCCATCTATTTATTGTGTTAGAACCAGATGTCAACACCACTGCAccgtaaaataaaaaaaaattgattacagGGGAGAGGTTTTCCAAGTGGAGTGGGATCCTAACCACGAAACAGTGCTTGCATCTTCCGGTGAAGACAGAAGGCTGATGGTCTGGGatcttaataggtatcttaatCTTAAAAAAGTTGAGTTTAATCTGACGATTGATTCGACGTttagtaagttttttttttaattggggTTTACAGGGTTGGAGAAGAACAGCTTGAGATAGAGTTGGATGCAGAAGATGGTCCACCAGAGTTGCTCTTCTCTCACGGAGGCCACAAGGCTAAGATCTCTGATTTTGCTTGGAACAAAAACGAGCCTTGGGTCATTGCAAGTGTAGCAGAAGACAACAGTCTTCAGGTGTGGCAAATGGCGGAAAGCATCTATAGagatgaagatgaagctgaCAACGACTAGGAGATCAAACAAGATACTACACAACAGTCATGAAAATCAAGAAATGAATTGGTCTCTCCGTTACTTTAAGCTATATCCTGCTTTAGCCAGTTTCTACAAGACGAGCTTTGTGTTATGAATCATTTCTGTTAGTTAATGTAGTCATGTTTGGATCTTGGTAGTTTACTTATAACTGttgcaaaataaaattatgggGTTGAAGTTAGACTTTAGATCTCAGAACTGAGCATGCAACATATTCGTCATAGACATGATTGCTCTTCGCCATAACTAAAGTGAAATTGAGTTACACTGTGTTACTATAGAACCTGGGTAATTGGGTATAGTAGGTAATAAGACTCAAGAATCATTagaatctttgtttttttaggCATAGTACCGTACTGCCCAGTATCTCACTCCATGTAGCATCAAGGAAAACCCCCTAAAGCTCCATTTTCAGCAGTTGAGAGTTGATTTGAGTAGGAATCAAAACTTGATTTATCAAATGCAATATTCAACCTCTTACCATAAGAGCTTAAAGAAAGAAGCTACTAAAGGACAAAAACCAAGCAGCAAGAACAATGGGCATAGTCGTTGAATTCAACAAGGAAATGCAATTACATAAGAGAAAAAACAAGAAGAGATTAAACTGGATTGATAGAATACAATGTGACCTGCAAGAGAAGCTTGAGAATGGCTTGTGCAATGAACActttaatctttttatttatttatcaaaaacacTTTAATCATTATTTTGGAAGTCTTATTCTCTTCCTCTCATctatgtaagaaaaaaaaaacacttttccGGCAATGGTTGCAAAAGCCAAAGTCAGAGTAGTGACATCAAGCTTGATTTGATTGCAGACATCCTGAGAGATGCCGTAACCCTCAAGCAAACTCGAAACATTaagaaaaccctaatcaagGCTGAAGCTCctgagatggagaagaagaaaataggcTATTGTTACTTCTCTCCAAGCTGCCAACTGAAATAGAGTCATTATCCTCGATGTCGAGCATCGCAAGACTCAAGTGTAATTCTTTGTTCGAATTTGGGTAAACCTCATCGTCGAAACAGTCATCATCTTCTCCtagtttcttcaaccacttctCTACTTCATCTTCCCCGTTTAGCAGCTTGAGTATCTGcataaatgtaaaaagaaaaaagagaccAAAAGGTCAGTTCTTGGCCCAATTCACCCATGTAACAGAGGAGCCAACACTTCAGTTTTGGGATTATAAGTATGCACAGCACAAATAGTGTATAGTTAACCTCTCTGATATTGGGACGATGAGTAGCGGCTCTTGTAAGACAATGTTTAGCAGCAAGAACCATTTTCTGAAACTGAGCCTCAACAAAAGTCCCTGAAATGTTCGGATCCAAGAGCTCTTTTGCAGCACCTTTTTCTATAATTGGCTTTGCCTGCAACCCATGTAATCTCTTTTTAGAGTTTCTCAATGAGGGTTTGCTTACGCTACAAGTAACCAAAACCAACACTTACCCACATGACCAAACTCTCCTGTCCTCTTGGGCTATCAGAAGAAATAGTAGTTCTTCCTGATATGAGTTCAAGCAAAACTACTCCAAAGGCATAAACATCAACTTTGTCGCTCACCTTTCCGTACATGAAGTATTCAGGAGCTAGGTATCCAAACGTGCCCACCACGTCTCTTTGTATTGTGTATAGACAAGACTTGGATCCCCACATCGAGAGTCCGAAATCCGAAAGCTATTTTCTCACAAGAAATATCCGAAAAATGTTGAATTTTCTTATGAAGTTGTACATATATTTACAAGTTTTTTTCtggtaaaaaatatatttatattatatttacatgttCTGAATCACTAGTTCTCAATACCTGAGGTTCTAACTCATCTGAGAGAAGAACATTAGAAGACTTGACATCTCTGTGGATGACAGGATTAGAACATTGGTTGTGAAGATAATCAAGAGCTTCCCCTAACCCAATTGCTATCTTGAATCTCTCTTCCCATGCCAATACATGCTTACCTGCAGAAATTGAATCACCATGCATACTGAATACTATTGTGTAAAGATGGTTATGAGAGTAAGTAGAGTAGTATTTGTGCTAACCCTGAAGGGTCTCCTCCAAACTTCCTCTGGATGAGAGATTGTAAACAGAGATAAGTTCATCATATTGGACGCACACACCGATTAAAGGAGAGATGTTTTGGtgactcaaagaagagattatgctAACTTCTTGAACAAAATCCTTCACTGCTTCTTTTCCAGATGATTTCAAGATCTTCACCGCCACTGCTTTCCCATCTTCAAGAACCCCTTTGTAGACTTCGTTACATCCTCCTTTTCCAATTAGATTCTctgtaatagaaaaaaaactaagaatcaGATGAGCATAAAGtgaccaaaaaataaatgacctagaaaaaaaaagtgaccTAGAAATCAAAAGACAAGAGTTAGTTAGTACCTGAAGAGAAACCTGATGTTGCTGTCTTAAGAACATCATagctaaaccatctatttatTTCCTTTAGTATGTCTTTAAGTTGTGAATCACAGAAGCTCGGTTGAGAAGTGTGATTGGGATGATGTGGAAACCGTTCAGGCAAGCTCATGACCCAATTGACAACTGATATTTTCCGAGTCTGATGTTGGACCACTGGAGGAGCTAAAGTGGTTGTTCTTAGCAATGGCCAACCTGGTTTCTGGTCTACTACCTCTACTGATGGAAGAGAAAGTGATCTACCAGAAACCCTCCTCTTCTCTTGGCTTGTTCTCTGCAGCTCTCTGTTTTTAACCATCGATTCTCCGGATTTCAGTTTGAGTTCTTTGTCTGAAAGTCCATCAAAAAGTTCAGAACTTGGTCTTGAACTTATGTTTTGAGCTGCAAGAAGAATCAAACCCATTTCTGGTCAACGGATTTGAGTTTAAAGAATGGTATATAGATCACTTATAGAGATTCAGAAAGTTGATGTAAAGGGAGCCAACGAACCAAGAGGTGGCTGGGAATGGTTGGAACGTCTAAATATTATATCTCCTCTGTGGATGGCCAAAACATCAGTTGTTGGAGGAAGCTCTTTTGAGCAGCCTTTAGCTACTTTTAGgctaaaaaattatatgaaatcagTAAGagaatatcatttttttatatataaaattttgcgCTATGCAGATTTTCTCACCTTAGTTTTCTTTGATGTTTAACTCCAACAATAATGGACATAGCGTTGTATCTATTTGCCTCTTTAACTAAAACCCCTTGAACTGAGTTTCCCTTCAAAACATCTCCTTTGAGCTCAATCTGTTCTCAAAACCCCATATACTCTCTGTCACCCATTTCCCAAAATTGTGTAGCGAAATAAACATGGAAAATGATGTAAAGCTACCTTCTTTGTTGAACAGAATTCACTGTAAAGTTCTAAGTACCGATCCAACGCTGACTTGCTTTTCAAGGCACTATCTGTATCAAATCATCATACAAGTTAAGTCAGAAACCAATATAAAAGCTTAGtaaagagaagaaggagaagaagaactcACGAAAAGTTGAACAAACATGAATAACAACAACATCACACTCTCCATGTTTTCCTGCAACTGCTTCAAGTGCCCATTTCAAGATCTCTTTGCCACTCTCATCAATTTTAATTCCAACCAATACAATATTTCTCTGCTTCACATTCACATTATCCACTTTGTTGTTTTTCTCCactgccattttttttttgtttcctttgtgCAAAGAACTAATACAAAAAGCAAATTACAGAGGAATCAATGccttacataaataaatataaacccaaacctaatgctttttctttaaatacaattttataGGGAAGTTGAGAGATAGAAAAGTCAGAAACTTATGTTGCAACTACTATCagataaaaacaaatacaaaatccAGAGTAGAGAAAGTGAGATAGACACTTGAAAATTTAAAGGCATTTAAAGATGATAAAAATAAGCAAATTGGATTTGAAGAAGATACACGATGAGCATTAACAGACAACATAGTAACACCTAAATCCTCTGTATTCATTATTAAATTTGGTCGTCAAAATAAGATAGTTTTGCTGTCATGTGCAATCAGCATTTATACCTGCTTTTGCCaaatagaattataaaaaacttacaattaAAACCTGGATTTTTTTAGGTAAATGCTGATCTTCTTCTCTTATCTTCttcaaaggaaaagaaaggagactggttttatttttaaattaagatAAAACTGATATGATCGGAGAAGAAGGAAGAGGCGAAGAGAGAAGTGAGAAAAAAGTGTCGGTGAGTAGAAAGAAAGAGAGGTCCAGTGACCAAAAGCAGACAGGGGaccaattttgttttttcaaattttacttctgtttttataatttttagttttttaataattgagAAAGGGAAAAAAGAGGAAACAAATGAGGTTTTTGTGTGGGTTGTTGTTGGatttatacttttattataCGAATATAAATGAGTTGGTTAGGAGAAGCCGGCAATTTTAGCGGGAAGGAAGCATGAAATGAGGAGATTTTAAAAGGGCCAAGTCACAAGTGAATGTGTGTGGCCATCGGCTATTGCGGGTTACGAGCGTAGCGAAGAAGGCCTTAAAGCCTTGAAAGCTGCCTCATTTACTTAATGCACGGAAACGGCTACATGAAAAgaaaatactatattttttcTCCTTGTagataaatgttttgtttgaaGTGATAAAGCATATAGTTAATTAGATTGATAACCTAATTGTAAGCACAAAGAAAGTAATTAGTTATGGTGGTAAATTTGTAAAGAACGGAGAATAGACATGGGGGATTCAGATAAGGTATTTAAGGTTAGAGTATTTTTACATATCAGATCAGGTtcgaatatttttaatttgggtCAGGTttgaatatttagattttgaaataaaaaaatattttttcattattcAAGTTTCTTGTacttaaaaatttaacttaactcattttctaatttttaataggTTGGAAGATTAATAGATTTGaggataaaaaattaaaaatacaaagacgctaatatggttattgttttgaaaatttagatgcaacttttgttaatgcatgAAACTAGACGCTTggcatgcattttaagtgaataGCAAATTACTTTATCCgcaattatatgtatattatctgaTCTTGAGGCATGtgtaacatcaatataaatattttgaataaaatgagagaattAAACTAGGAATATAAGGTTAAGTATACACATTTTTGGTTATCTTTGGATATCCATTCCGGTTCGGATATAccgttcggatatccaatctctcctaacaCAATATTCATTGGGATGTTTTGTTACTTTGGTTTGAATTTTGATTCGAGTTTTTGGGTCGGATTCGAGTACGGGGTTCATGTATCGGATAAATGCTCATGCATATCTAATAAGGTGATTTTGTGTGGATTGACGAAAATACTCTTCTGCACTTTTGTGAAATTATGTGAATTTATCAAATGATATTATATCTAGTAAAATGATGTGTTATTTGACTAAATGGTGATTGTGTATCAAGAATAAATATGAACGAAAGTATATGTTTTTGATTAAATAACATGCTATTGAAAAGTATTGAGTTCAAGTGGTATGTAACTGAATAGTTGAACCATAAAGCACTAAAATAACCTGTCTCTAAGATAAGTGATAATTAATATTTTCCGAAAATATAcgactttttaattttaacttgAGAATTAAAATAATCgttagttttaagaaaaaaagcataatatagtttttatattgtaaaaaataattggatgttattcaaaatttcatgttaatatattgatatctttttttttatcaaaatatatcgatagctataaacatatatattgtataagaaatcaaatataaacttataaacacaaaaacatACAATACGATTCTTTTGaactaaacatatatttttttaaatgatacattgatagaatagttttattattttgtgttccATTTTTATTGGTTGTGAATATATATCgaaatacttattttt includes:
- the LOC106423202 gene encoding protein kinase STUNTED is translated as MAVEKNNKVDNVNVKQRNIVLVGIKIDESGKEILKWALEAVAGKHGECDVVVIHVCSTFHSALKSKSALDRYLELYSEFCSTKKIELKGDVLKGNSVQGVLVKEANRYNAMSIIVGVKHQRKLSLKVAKGCSKELPPTTDVLAIHRGDIIFRRSNHSQPPLAQNISSRPSSELFDGLSDKELKLKSGESMVKNRELQRTSQEKRRVSGRSLSLPSVEVVDQKPGWPLLRTTTLAPPVVQHQTRKISVVNWVMSLPERFPHHPNHTSQPSFCDSQLKDILKEINRWFSYDVLKTATSGFSSENLIGKGGCNEVYKGVLEDGKAVAVKILKSSGKEAVKDFVQEVSIISSLSHQNISPLIGVCVQYDELISVYNLSSRGSLEETLQGKHVLAWEERFKIAIGLGEALDYLHNQCSNPVIHRDVKSSNVLLSDELEPQLSDFGLSMWGSKSCLYTIQRDVVGTFGYLAPEYFMYGKVSDKVDVYAFGVVLLELISGRTTISSDSPRGQESLVMWAKPIIEKGAAKELLDPNISGTFVEAQFQKMVLAAKHCLTRAATHRPNIREILKLLNGEDEVEKWLKKLGEDDDCFDDEVYPNSNKELHLSLAMLDIEDNDSISVGSLERSNNSLFSSSPSQELQP